One region of Mucilaginibacter gotjawali genomic DNA includes:
- a CDS encoding TetR/AcrR family transcriptional regulator: protein MDKPGNITNPDASTEEKIKEAARVVFTAKGYAATTVRDIAAQANINLALVNYYFRSKEKLFDLIMAETMKILFDKIKPVIYDESTTLNEKISGIVDSYLELLLENPELPLFVVSEMRSGSDMLPKMTENGKLFLESHFAKQIRQLQAKGQLNFHPVNIMMNMLGLIVFPFIGRPLMLKTGIVNEEEFRKIIEERKKLIPLWIVSIINL from the coding sequence ATGGATAAACCTGGTAACATAACAAATCCCGACGCTTCAACCGAAGAAAAGATCAAAGAGGCTGCCCGGGTTGTATTCACCGCTAAAGGGTACGCCGCTACCACAGTGAGAGATATTGCGGCCCAGGCAAACATTAACCTGGCTTTAGTGAATTACTATTTCAGGAGTAAGGAAAAGCTATTCGACCTGATCATGGCCGAAACCATGAAAATTTTATTTGACAAAATAAAGCCGGTAATTTATGATGAATCTACAACTCTGAACGAAAAGATAAGCGGGATAGTGGACAGTTACCTGGAGTTATTGCTGGAAAACCCTGAACTGCCCTTATTCGTGGTAAGTGAAATGAGATCAGGTTCGGATATGCTCCCGAAAATGACGGAAAACGGGAAATTGTTTTTAGAATCGCACTTTGCCAAACAGATCCGGCAGCTACAGGCAAAAGGCCAACTTAATTTTCATCCGGTCAATATTATGATGAATATGCTTGGGCTCATCGTCTTCCCTTTTATCGGGCGGCCTTTAATGCTCAAAACCGGGATAGTAAACGAAGAGGAATTCAGAAAAATAATTGAAGAGCGCAAAAAATTAATCCCGTTATGGATCGTCAGTATAATAAACCTTTAA
- a CDS encoding TolC family protein: MTKIFKAKIFPFNQQWFGILLLLLMANLFTPIAKGQSSLTINECYSLARKNYPLIKQRDLITKTKEYSVSNAAKGYLPAFSVNGQATYQSNVTTFPFSIPIKGFTLPNYSKDQYKIFGELDQTIYDGGVISNQKQNAEANEIIQQQSLEVQLYALYDRVNQLFFGALLVNEQLKQNDLLKADVQNGIDKAKALLANGMAYRSSVDELSAQILQTEQARVELTATKKAFLNMLGLFINSPLDENTVLEKPAEPQLSQTISRPELMTYEYQKKTFDLQDKLLNAQLRPHFGFFAQGGYGRPGLNPLSNNFQWYYIGGLKLSWNLGSLYTLKNQRELLDINRKNLDIQKETFLFNTSVTQKQQNADIEKYMQLVKNDDAIIALRESVKKAASAQLENGVLSAHDYINEVNNEDQARQNLILHQMQLLQAEYSYQTTIGNIKN; this comes from the coding sequence ATGACCAAAATATTTAAGGCCAAAATATTTCCGTTCAACCAACAATGGTTCGGTATCCTGCTCCTGCTTTTGATGGCAAACCTTTTTACACCGATTGCAAAAGGACAATCATCTTTAACTATAAATGAGTGTTATAGCCTCGCCCGCAAAAATTATCCGTTGATAAAACAAAGGGATTTGATCACCAAAACAAAAGAATACTCTGTTTCAAATGCAGCCAAGGGTTATTTGCCGGCATTTTCGGTAAACGGGCAGGCAACCTATCAATCCAACGTAACCACATTTCCATTTTCTATCCCCATAAAAGGCTTTACCTTACCAAATTACAGTAAGGATCAATATAAAATATTTGGCGAATTGGACCAGACCATATATGATGGCGGCGTTATCAGCAACCAAAAGCAAAATGCTGAGGCGAATGAAATCATACAGCAACAAAGCCTTGAAGTTCAATTGTATGCCTTGTACGACCGCGTGAACCAGTTATTTTTTGGGGCGCTGCTTGTAAATGAACAGCTTAAACAAAACGACCTGTTAAAAGCCGATGTACAAAACGGTATCGACAAAGCAAAAGCGCTGCTGGCCAACGGCATGGCCTACCGCAGCAGCGTGGATGAGTTATCCGCACAAATATTACAAACCGAACAGGCGAGAGTGGAACTTACTGCTACAAAAAAAGCTTTTCTGAATATGCTGGGCCTGTTTATCAATAGCCCGCTGGACGAAAATACCGTGCTTGAAAAACCCGCTGAGCCGCAGCTTAGCCAAACCATCAGCAGGCCGGAACTAATGACCTATGAATACCAGAAAAAAACCTTCGACTTGCAGGACAAACTGTTAAATGCGCAATTACGCCCTCATTTTGGCTTTTTCGCCCAGGGTGGATACGGCAGGCCCGGCTTAAACCCATTGAGCAATAATTTTCAATGGTATTATATTGGCGGCTTAAAGCTCAGCTGGAATTTAGGCAGCTTATATACCTTAAAAAATCAACGGGAATTACTTGATATCAACCGGAAAAACCTGGATATACAAAAAGAAACTTTCCTGTTTAATACCAGCGTCACTCAAAAACAGCAAAACGCCGATATAGAAAAATATATGCAGCTGGTAAAAAACGATGATGCCATCATCGCGCTGCGCGAATCGGTAAAAAAAGCGGCAAGCGCGCAGCTTGAAAACGGTGTGCTAAGCGCACATGATTATATTAACGAGGTAAATAATGAAGACCAGGCCAGGCAAAACCTCATCCTGCACCAAATGCAGCTTTTACAGGCCGAATACAGTTACCAGACTACCATAGGCAATATCAAAAATTAA
- a CDS encoding HlyD family secretion protein — MKTRIFLYIMIMPLLFTGCSLNDHLSDASGTFEVDEVIVSSEVPGKILSLNIDEGSLLKKDSIVGIIDSIPLELQKAQVEASISALHEKTMDVGPQVQMLKDQIAVQKTQLANAMTEKARTERLIKADAATTKQLDDWNNQIEVLKKQIAVNEQQIKVQETTTGTQNNSVLSEAKPLSKSVAQINDQLKRTNIKNPVNGTVLTKYAMAGEVTSAGKALYKIGDLSVVTLRAYITGTQLAQVKLNQHVKVLVDKDASNYRTYDGVINFISDKAEFTPKTIQTKDERANLVYAIKIHVKNDGYLKIGMYGEVKF, encoded by the coding sequence ATGAAAACACGGATATTTTTATACATCATGATAATGCCCCTGCTATTTACAGGATGTAGTTTAAATGATCATTTATCAGATGCATCAGGCACATTTGAGGTGGATGAAGTGATTGTGTCGTCGGAAGTGCCCGGGAAGATCCTGTCGCTGAATATCGACGAAGGTTCTTTGCTCAAAAAAGACAGCATTGTAGGCATCATAGACTCTATTCCACTTGAGTTGCAAAAAGCACAGGTGGAGGCATCGATAAGTGCACTGCATGAAAAGACAATGGACGTAGGGCCGCAGGTACAAATGCTTAAAGACCAAATAGCTGTACAAAAAACACAACTGGCAAACGCAATGACTGAAAAGGCACGTACAGAGCGTTTGATAAAAGCAGATGCCGCCACCACCAAACAACTGGACGACTGGAACAACCAGATCGAGGTATTAAAAAAACAGATCGCAGTAAACGAACAGCAAATAAAAGTACAGGAAACCACCACCGGCACGCAGAACAACAGCGTTTTGAGTGAAGCAAAACCGTTGAGCAAATCGGTAGCTCAGATCAATGACCAGCTGAAACGTACCAATATTAAAAACCCGGTCAACGGCACCGTGCTTACTAAATACGCAATGGCGGGTGAAGTAACTTCGGCGGGCAAAGCCCTGTATAAAATAGGCGATCTTTCGGTTGTAACACTGAGAGCTTATATCACCGGGACGCAGCTTGCACAGGTAAAATTAAACCAGCATGTTAAGGTTTTGGTGGATAAGGATGCCAGCAATTACCGCACCTACGACGGGGTGATCAATTTCATATCGGACAAGGCAGAATTTACACCAAAAACCATCCAGACAAAAGATGAACGGGCCAACCTGGTGTACGCGATAAAGATCCATGTAAAAAACGACGGCTACCTGAAGATAGGGATGTACGGCGAAGTAAAGTTTTAA
- a CDS encoding ABC transporter ATP-binding protein has product MVAALKGVSFTVERGEIFGIIGPDGAGKTSLFRILTTLLLAESGNAWVDGFDVIKDYKEIRNRIGYMPGKFSLYQDLSVQENLEFFATIFNTTIEKNYELIKEIYLQIEPFKERKAGQLSGGMKQKLALCCALIHKPSVLFLDEPTTGVDAVSRKEFWDMLHRLKLQGITILVSTAYMDEASLCDRVALIQKGEILSINTPEGIIDQFEKPLWAIKANEMYKLMNAIKNDPAVESCYPFGQYHHVVFKTQENSKQKLENLAKAGHYTDVEIEAIKPNIEDCFMALMND; this is encoded by the coding sequence GTGGTAGCTGCCCTTAAAGGCGTTTCGTTTACTGTTGAAAGGGGTGAGATTTTTGGCATCATAGGCCCCGACGGCGCGGGTAAAACATCCCTGTTCCGCATATTAACCACCTTGTTGCTTGCCGAAAGCGGCAACGCATGGGTGGATGGGTTTGATGTAATAAAGGATTATAAAGAAATAAGGAACCGCATCGGTTATATGCCGGGCAAATTTTCATTATACCAGGACCTTTCGGTGCAGGAAAACCTCGAGTTTTTCGCTACTATTTTTAATACCACCATCGAAAAAAACTACGAGCTGATCAAAGAAATTTACCTGCAGATTGAGCCATTTAAAGAAAGGAAAGCTGGCCAGCTGTCAGGCGGAATGAAACAAAAACTGGCCCTGTGCTGCGCGCTGATCCACAAGCCCTCCGTATTGTTCCTTGACGAGCCAACAACAGGTGTGGATGCAGTATCCCGCAAAGAATTTTGGGACATGCTTCACCGGCTAAAATTACAGGGCATTACCATACTGGTATCAACCGCCTATATGGATGAAGCCAGCCTTTGCGACCGTGTAGCCTTAATTCAAAAAGGCGAAATTCTGTCAATAAATACCCCTGAGGGCATTATTGACCAATTTGAAAAACCTTTATGGGCCATTAAGGCTAACGAAATGTACAAACTGATGAATGCCATTAAGAATGATCCGGCTGTTGAAAGCTGTTATCCCTTCGGGCAGTACCATCACGTGGTTTTTAAAACGCAGGAAAACAGCAAACAAAAGCTGGAGAACTTAGCAAAGGCCGGGCATTATACCGATGTGGAGATTGAGGCTATCAAACCAAATATTGAAGATTGTTTTATGGCATTGATGAACGATTAA
- a CDS encoding ABC transporter ATP-binding protein codes for MEKVITAKDLTKKFGDFTAVDKINFDVEKGEIFGFLGANGAGKTTAMRMLCGLLLPTSGQATVAGFDVYKQNEKIKQNIGYMSQKFSLYEDLTITENIRFYGGIYGLSNDRIKEKTAQLIKLLHLEGQEKTLVKALPLGWKQKLAFSIAIVHEPAIVFLDEPTGGVDPITRREFWGLIYEASARGITIFVTTHYMDEAEYCNRVSIMVDGRIDALDTPANLMKNHSASSMDEVFLHLARKAVRTGD; via the coding sequence ATGGAAAAAGTTATCACCGCAAAAGATTTAACCAAAAAGTTCGGGGATTTTACCGCTGTGGACAAGATCAACTTTGATGTGGAAAAGGGTGAAATATTTGGCTTTTTGGGAGCAAACGGCGCCGGAAAAACTACGGCGATGCGGATGCTTTGCGGTTTGCTGTTGCCTACATCAGGCCAGGCCACGGTTGCGGGATTTGATGTTTATAAACAAAACGAAAAGATCAAACAAAACATCGGCTATATGAGCCAGAAGTTTTCGCTGTATGAAGACCTGACTATTACCGAGAATATCCGTTTTTACGGTGGTATTTATGGTTTGAGCAATGATCGGATTAAAGAAAAAACGGCGCAGCTGATCAAACTGCTGCACCTGGAGGGACAGGAAAAAACATTGGTAAAAGCCCTGCCGCTTGGATGGAAGCAAAAACTGGCTTTCTCCATAGCGATAGTGCATGAACCCGCGATTGTTTTTTTGGACGAGCCAACCGGCGGTGTTGACCCGATAACCCGCCGTGAATTTTGGGGCCTGATATATGAAGCATCGGCAAGGGGGATCACCATTTTTGTAACCACCCATTACATGGATGAAGCGGAATATTGTAACCGGGTTTCGATCATGGTTGACGGCAGGATCGACGCGCTTGATACACCGGCAAATTTAATGAAAAATCATTCGGCAAGTTCAATGGATGAGGTGTTTTTGCATTTGGCCCGGAAAGCGGTGCGGACAGGAGATTAG
- a CDS encoding ABC transporter permease: MKQFLIFVKKEWLHIWRDRRTLFILIWMPIVQIILYGFALTNEVKNSNIAIFDQSQDQASTDISKEIAASRYFNLVKNVHSYQDVGATFRQGKIRLAIIFPVNFRYDLLHSNHAQIQLIADASDPNTANTLTNYAGSIINDYQQSLTNNEQLPYTIKTQVRMLYNPELKGAYSFVPGVMALVLMLVCTMMTSIAIVKEKEMGTMEVILVSPLKPFRIIIAKAVPYLFVSLLNITSILLLSVYVLDVPIVGSLWLLMAESTLFTITSLSLGILISNSAKTQQTAMFIAMMSLFLPTLLFSGFMFPIENMPVPMQVISNVVPSKWFYIIIKDIMIKGLGFTAVWKETLILVGMTMTLLGISIYNFKIRLA, from the coding sequence GTGAAGCAATTTTTAATTTTTGTAAAAAAAGAGTGGCTCCATATCTGGAGGGACCGGCGCACCCTGTTTATCCTGATCTGGATGCCTATCGTACAAATCATCCTGTATGGCTTCGCGTTGACCAACGAGGTAAAAAATTCGAATATTGCCATTTTTGACCAGTCACAGGACCAGGCGTCAACCGATATTTCCAAAGAAATTGCGGCGAGTCGCTATTTTAACCTGGTAAAAAATGTGCATTCGTACCAGGATGTGGGCGCAACGTTCAGGCAGGGAAAGATCAGGTTGGCGATTATTTTTCCGGTCAATTTCCGGTACGATCTGCTGCACAGCAACCATGCGCAGATCCAATTGATCGCTGATGCATCCGACCCAAATACAGCCAACACACTTACCAACTATGCTGGTTCCATCATCAACGATTACCAGCAAAGTTTAACTAATAATGAGCAATTACCTTATACTATAAAAACACAGGTACGCATGCTGTATAACCCTGAATTAAAGGGCGCTTATAGCTTTGTACCGGGTGTAATGGCATTGGTGCTGATGCTGGTTTGCACCATGATGACATCTATCGCCATTGTAAAAGAAAAAGAAATGGGCACGATGGAAGTGATACTGGTATCACCCTTAAAACCGTTCCGGATCATCATTGCGAAAGCTGTCCCCTATTTATTTGTCTCGCTGCTTAACATTACCAGTATCTTGCTGCTCAGTGTTTATGTATTGGATGTACCCATTGTGGGCAGCTTATGGCTTTTGATGGCAGAGAGCACCTTGTTTACCATAACTTCGCTGTCATTGGGCATCTTGATCTCTAACAGCGCAAAAACGCAGCAAACGGCTATGTTTATTGCCATGATGTCCTTGTTTTTGCCCACGCTATTGTTCAGCGGCTTTATGTTCCCGATAGAAAACATGCCGGTGCCGATGCAGGTCATTTCAAACGTGGTGCCGTCGAAATGGTTTTATATCATCATTAAGGACATCATGATAAAGGGGCTTGGATTTACCGCTGTTTGGAAAGAAACGCTGATATTGGTGGGCATGACCATGACACTGCTGGGTATCAGTATTTATAATTTTAAAATCAGGCTGGCATGA
- a CDS encoding ABC transporter permease, whose product MRMLKFLLQKELKQIFRDPGIIRVLFIMPMVQLLILPLAADYEIKNINLGVVDQDHTEYSRILTNKIIASGYFKLKDYSPTFNQGLKAIELDKTDLIVEIPPHFERDLVKDNQATLFIAVNAINGVKAGLGGAYVQQIIQGYNQNVRMKWIQAPRYSPQPTIDVTYSDWYNPHMNYKVFMVPGILVMLVTMIGSSFAANNIVREKELGTIEQINVSPIKKWQFILGKLIPFWMLALSVLTLGLIIARVVYGIIPLGSYFTIYIFASIYLLAVLGLGLLLSTYAQTQQQSMLVSFFVTMIFNLLSGLYTPIESMPTWAQWITKFNPVSYFIEVMRMVMLKGSGLTDIRFHIVAILGFALFFNGWAVLNYRKRTG is encoded by the coding sequence ATGAGAATGTTGAAATTTTTATTGCAGAAAGAGCTGAAGCAGATATTCCGCGATCCGGGGATCATCAGGGTGTTGTTTATTATGCCGATGGTGCAGTTACTTATTTTACCCCTTGCTGCCGATTATGAAATAAAAAACATTAACCTGGGGGTGGTTGACCAGGATCATACCGAATATTCGCGCATCCTCACCAATAAAATTATTGCCTCCGGATATTTTAAACTTAAAGATTACAGCCCAACCTTTAACCAGGGCCTGAAAGCCATTGAACTGGATAAAACCGACCTGATAGTAGAAATTCCGCCGCATTTTGAGCGCGACCTGGTAAAAGACAACCAGGCAACGTTATTTATCGCCGTGAACGCCATTAACGGTGTTAAGGCGGGCCTGGGCGGGGCTTATGTGCAGCAAATCATACAGGGCTATAACCAGAATGTCCGCATGAAATGGATCCAGGCGCCCAGGTATAGCCCGCAGCCCACGATTGACGTAACGTATTCCGACTGGTACAACCCCCACATGAACTACAAGGTATTTATGGTACCGGGCATTTTGGTGATGCTGGTGACGATGATCGGATCCTCATTTGCGGCAAACAATATCGTACGTGAAAAGGAATTGGGCACCATCGAACAGATTAATGTGAGCCCGATAAAAAAATGGCAGTTTATTTTAGGCAAACTTATCCCCTTCTGGATGCTGGCCCTTAGTGTGCTCACGTTAGGTTTAATAATTGCCAGGGTTGTTTACGGAATTATTCCGCTGGGCAGCTATTTTACTATTTATATTTTCGCTTCGATATACCTGCTGGCGGTTCTGGGGCTCGGATTGTTATTGTCCACCTACGCGCAAACCCAGCAACAATCTATGCTCGTATCGTTTTTTGTGACGATGATATTTAACCTGCTTAGTGGGTTATACACTCCTATTGAAAGTATGCCGACCTGGGCACAATGGATTACCAAATTTAACCCGGTATCCTATTTTATCGAAGTAATGAGGATGGTGATGTTGAAGGGCAGCGGGCTTACGGATATCAGGTTCCATATTGTGGCTATTTTAGGTTTTGCACTTTTTTTTAACGGCTGGGCTGTTTTAAATTACCGGAAAAGGACCGGTTAG
- a CDS encoding lmo0937 family membrane protein produces the protein MRSILYIIAVILIIGWAIGVFAYSAGGIIHALLVIAIISILIGLIRGDTSVI, from the coding sequence ATGAGATCAATCCTTTATATTATCGCTGTCATCCTGATAATTGGATGGGCGATTGGCGTGTTTGCTTACTCGGCAGGTGGAATAATTCATGCTTTGCTTGTAATAGCAATTATTTCAATTCTTATCGGCTTAATCAGGGGTGATACCTCTGTCATTTAA
- a CDS encoding DinB family protein yields the protein MKTVFDEETRRELIERINNLNENSLAQWGKMNVYQTIKHCILADENYLGKRNYKRTFLGRVIGKIALKGMLKDDKPMSRNAPTGKDFKITETKGNLAAEKAKWIASIREYGDFSNPGFVHWFFGKMTKEQVGYFAYKHNDHHLRQFDC from the coding sequence ATGAAAACAGTTTTTGACGAAGAAACAAGACGCGAATTAATTGAAAGAATTAATAACCTGAATGAAAACAGCCTCGCCCAATGGGGTAAAATGAATGTATACCAGACGATAAAACATTGCATACTGGCAGACGAAAATTATTTGGGCAAACGGAATTATAAACGGACATTTCTCGGGCGGGTTATTGGCAAAATAGCCCTAAAGGGTATGCTGAAAGATGACAAACCTATGAGCCGGAATGCACCTACCGGCAAAGATTTTAAGATAACTGAAACCAAAGGCAATCTTGCTGCGGAGAAAGCTAAATGGATTGCTTCGATCAGGGAATACGGGGATTTTTCAAACCCTGGTTTCGTTCATTGGTTTTTCGGAAAAATGACAAAGGAACAGGTGGGCTACTTTGCGTATAAACACAACGATCATCACTTAAGGCAATTTGACTGTTAA
- a CDS encoding DUF6855 family protein: MKEQIGTKENPTLLKTPPLSSEYTMHFDVKDGKDVLVCTVGKTVLLYDYHCLADLHAMLKQHADWMELGSADEQKPAKEGTVEAWGRSDKNPVGGWYGLKKGLRGRFGMYIPPLMEKLGLAEVTHDAKGNKMKAL; this comes from the coding sequence ATGAAAGAACAGATCGGCACAAAAGAAAACCCAACCCTATTAAAAACCCCACCATTATCGTCGGAATACACCATGCATTTTGATGTAAAAGACGGTAAAGACGTTTTAGTATGCACCGTTGGAAAGACGGTATTGCTGTATGACTACCATTGTTTGGCAGACCTGCATGCAATGCTGAAACAGCATGCCGACTGGATGGAACTGGGCAGCGCAGATGAACAAAAACCTGCCAAAGAAGGTACTGTTGAAGCCTGGGGCCGGTCGGACAAAAACCCTGTGGGCGGATGGTACGGCCTTAAGAAAGGCCTTCGCGGGCGCTTTGGTATGTATATCCCGCCGTTAATGGAAAAACTTGGGTTGGCCGAGGTTACGCACGATGCAAAAGGGAATAAAATGAAAGCACTGTAG
- a CDS encoding outer membrane beta-barrel protein: MKKHLTILSAILISLFSLNVKAQDDKPVAKSYLTFMGGTSIPLGSFASTNYSDNKSGFAKKGPTFGLDAAVYVYKSLAIGATFSFQDQGELSQADAQNLANGYNASFTKNQSSVTTVNRYHNLNLMAGPQYSFLYKNFTLDLRADAGLIKSSSTPSIIIVFNNSSNSGSTYNQLSSGATAFAYGGSAGLRYALSDSWDVGIRTNYVTSSGLKIENTGGDTGTVGRFQTKLPISEIQTTIGMTLKF; encoded by the coding sequence ATGAAAAAACACCTTACTATTTTATCTGCAATTTTAATTTCCTTATTCTCTTTAAACGTAAAAGCACAGGATGACAAACCGGTTGCTAAAAGTTACCTGACATTTATGGGTGGCACATCAATCCCGCTGGGTAGCTTTGCATCCACCAATTACAGCGATAACAAATCGGGGTTTGCTAAAAAAGGCCCTACATTCGGCTTAGACGCTGCAGTGTATGTGTATAAAAGCCTGGCAATTGGCGCTACCTTTTCGTTCCAGGACCAGGGTGAATTAAGCCAGGCCGACGCCCAAAACCTTGCAAATGGCTACAATGCCAGTTTTACCAAGAACCAAAGTTCAGTAACTACGGTAAACCGATACCATAACCTCAATTTGATGGCCGGGCCACAATATTCGTTTTTGTATAAAAATTTCACGTTGGACCTAAGGGCTGACGCCGGATTGATTAAAAGTTCGTCCACGCCATCAATTATCATTGTTTTTAATAATTCATCTAATTCGGGATCTACCTATAACCAGTTGAGCTCTGGTGCCACCGCTTTTGCATATGGAGGCAGCGCAGGTTTGCGTTATGCGCTGAGCGATTCATGGGATGTAGGCATTCGGACTAACTATGTAACTTCAAGCGGTTTAAAAATTGAAAATACCGGTGGCGACACCGGCACGGTAGGCCGTTTCCAAACCAAGCTTCCGATAAGCGAGATTCAAACAACTATTGGTATGACCCTTAAGTTTTAA